In one window of Opitutus sp. GAS368 DNA:
- a CDS encoding nitroreductase family protein, translating into MELRKAIYQRRAVREFSDAEASGAVVPDLLRVAAQAPSAMNRQPWTFAVFHGRARLAAKERLRHRPGGLHRRPIRNPSFTL; encoded by the coding sequence ATGGAACTGCGCAAGGCCATCTACCAGCGGCGCGCGGTGCGCGAGTTTTCGGATGCGGAGGCATCCGGCGCCGTCGTGCCCGACCTGCTGCGCGTGGCGGCGCAGGCCCCGAGCGCGATGAACCGGCAACCGTGGACCTTCGCCGTCTTCCACGGCCGCGCGCGGCTGGCGGCCAAGGAGCGCCTGCGGCATCGCCCGGGCGGGTTGCACCGCCGGCCAATACGGAACCCGAGCTTCACTCTTTGA
- a CDS encoding universal stress protein: MKAILVPVDFSAATTRVCDAACALAKITKARLVLLHVIEPPPVLLGDAYAFDAGALAAAVTAGEKYATRRLRALGRRCSGGQQAVQTVQITGRTVATILAKAASTKAAYIVLGSHGHGLAYDLLVGSTAQGVLRKARCSVLVVPMGRR; encoded by the coding sequence ATGAAAGCCATCCTGGTTCCCGTGGATTTCTCGGCCGCCACCACCCGAGTGTGCGACGCAGCCTGTGCCCTCGCCAAGATCACCAAGGCCCGGTTGGTCCTGCTGCATGTCATCGAGCCCCCGCCCGTGCTGTTGGGTGACGCCTATGCCTTCGACGCGGGGGCCCTGGCCGCGGCCGTGACAGCCGGCGAGAAATATGCGACCCGCCGGCTGCGGGCCTTGGGCCGCCGCTGCAGCGGCGGGCAGCAGGCCGTGCAAACCGTGCAGATCACGGGCCGGACGGTGGCCACCATCCTCGCCAAGGCCGCCAGCACCAAGGCCGCCTACATCGTCCTTGGCTCGCACGGCCACGGGCTCGCCTACGACCTGCTCGTCGGCAGCACCGCCCAGGGGGTGCTGCGCAAGGCCCGTTGTTCCGTGCTGGTCGTGCCGATGGGCCGGCGCTGA
- a CDS encoding cysteine dioxygenase family protein — protein MSNLSVPPKLQPLVAYLDTLTARASIERLQELLAASNATLADVGEFVRFEPGHYQRNLVALGPWYEVLVICWRSGQRSPIHNHAQSTCGLKVLSGICSETLFAHSPCGQVVALSTSEKHAGDVCASEDDDTHQVSNLQAPGEDLVTLHIYSPPLRKMKKFSITSAVAEDWRPPVVEFAHGEGI, from the coding sequence ATGAGCAACCTTTCCGTCCCGCCGAAGCTCCAGCCGCTCGTCGCCTACCTCGACACGCTGACCGCGCGCGCCTCCATCGAGCGCCTGCAGGAACTGCTCGCCGCCTCGAACGCCACGCTCGCCGACGTCGGCGAGTTCGTCCGCTTCGAGCCCGGCCACTACCAGCGCAACCTCGTTGCCCTCGGCCCGTGGTATGAGGTGCTCGTCATCTGCTGGCGCAGTGGCCAGCGCAGCCCCATCCACAACCACGCCCAGTCCACCTGCGGCCTCAAGGTCCTCAGCGGCATCTGCAGCGAGACGCTCTTCGCCCACTCGCCCTGCGGCCAGGTCGTCGCCCTCTCCACCAGCGAGAAGCACGCCGGCGATGTCTGTGCGTCGGAAGACGATGACACCCACCAGGTCTCCAACCTGCAGGCCCCGGGCGAGGACCTCGTGACCCTGCACATCTATTCGCCGCCGCTCCGCAAGATGAAGAAGTTCTCCATCACCAGCGCCGTCGCCGAGGACTGGCGCCCGCCGGTCGTCGAGTTCGCCCACGGCGAGGGCATCTGA
- a CDS encoding FAD/NAD(P)-binding protein, giving the protein MTTPRPQHVAVIGGGFSGTMTAVNLARLSPAPLRVTLFNHGSPTGRGIAYGTRRPEHLLNVATRNMSALPDHPNHFLDWLRTRTEYAGVPEAELRETFMPRRVYGDYLRGLTQHYAKPVDPRAGVEFAVIGDEVLALEAAGDGARLRLAGGATLDADKVVLATGNEPPADLPGSDTVARHAAWCANPWLDWETRIPAAGDIVLLGTGLTTVDAIITLLALDWPGTIHAVSRNGLLPESHFKGVDDPHFPPASVDLATLGLAGLVRLVGEHCARLRTAGLNPAMVVDKMRPHTQRVWGAFTDAERREFIAKHAARWNVLRHRIAPSIHRQVAGALESGRLKITRAAITGVKPLGAKIGVELQDRAGATTLLEAALAINCTGPHTRFSATRSPLLQQLLSSGLAQPDSMDMGIRVEPDFTVVERSGQRSSFLHAIGPLLRGTLWESVAVPELRGQALRVAQTLLDAGAPAPAEAAVIEYQI; this is encoded by the coding sequence ATGACGACCCCCCGGCCCCAGCATGTCGCCGTCATTGGCGGCGGGTTCAGCGGCACGATGACCGCGGTCAACCTCGCCCGCCTCAGCCCCGCGCCGCTGCGCGTCACGCTGTTCAACCACGGTTCGCCGACGGGCCGCGGCATCGCCTATGGCACCCGCCGCCCCGAGCATCTGCTCAACGTTGCCACGCGCAACATGTCGGCGCTTCCCGACCACCCGAACCATTTCCTCGATTGGCTCCGCACCCGCACCGAATACGCCGGCGTGCCCGAGGCCGAACTGCGCGAGACGTTCATGCCGCGCCGCGTCTACGGCGACTATCTCCGCGGCCTGACGCAGCATTACGCCAAGCCCGTCGACCCGCGCGCCGGCGTGGAGTTCGCCGTGATCGGCGACGAGGTCCTCGCGCTCGAGGCCGCCGGGGACGGCGCCCGGCTCCGCCTCGCCGGCGGCGCCACGCTCGACGCCGACAAGGTCGTCCTCGCCACCGGCAACGAGCCGCCCGCCGACCTGCCGGGCAGCGACACCGTCGCCCGCCACGCCGCCTGGTGTGCCAACCCCTGGCTCGACTGGGAAACCCGCATCCCCGCCGCCGGCGACATCGTGCTGCTCGGGACCGGTCTCACCACGGTCGACGCGATCATCACGCTGCTCGCGCTCGACTGGCCCGGCACCATCCACGCCGTCTCGCGCAACGGCCTGCTGCCGGAGTCCCATTTCAAGGGCGTCGACGACCCGCATTTCCCGCCCGCCAGCGTCGACCTCGCCACGCTCGGCCTCGCCGGCCTGGTGCGCCTGGTCGGGGAGCACTGCGCCCGCCTGCGCACGGCCGGCCTCAACCCCGCCATGGTGGTGGACAAGATGCGCCCGCACACGCAGCGCGTCTGGGGCGCTTTCACCGACGCCGAGCGCCGCGAGTTCATCGCGAAGCACGCCGCGCGGTGGAACGTCCTGCGGCACCGCATCGCCCCGTCCATCCACCGCCAGGTCGCGGGCGCGCTGGAATCCGGCCGCTTGAAGATCACCCGCGCCGCCATCACCGGCGTGAAGCCACTCGGCGCGAAGATCGGCGTCGAGCTGCAGGACCGCGCGGGCGCCACCACGCTGCTCGAGGCCGCGCTTGCCATCAACTGCACCGGCCCGCACACCCGTTTCTCCGCCACCCGCTCGCCGCTGTTGCAACAGCTGTTGTCGAGCGGACTCGCCCAGCCGGACTCGATGGACATGGGCATCCGCGTCGAACCCGACTTTACCGTGGTGGAACGCAGCGGACAGCGCTCGTCCTTTCTCCATGCCATCGGCCCGCTCCTGCGCGGCACGTTGTGGGAAAGCGTCGCCGTGCCCGAGTTGCGCGGCCAGGCGCTGCGCGTCGCGCAGACCCTGCTCGACGCCGGCGCCCCCGCGCCGGCCGAGGCCGCCGTCATCGAGTATCAGATCTGA
- a CDS encoding transposase — protein sequence MAESGELRAYPQRLHHEIPSWVRVGSVFHVRLRVAGNNVRPLTQPDIAPVLLGFVRHYHDHGRWHCLLFLLMPDHAHALLAFPREGHMSRVVGEWKHYAAHKLGIRWQTNYFDHRIRHASSLEEKHAYILRNPVVKGLCLREVDWSWVWSPPTSGENPRGARVPPADS from the coding sequence ATGGCTGAATCGGGCGAACTTCGCGCTTACCCGCAGCGTCTTCACCATGAAATTCCGTCGTGGGTCCGAGTGGGTTCAGTCTTTCATGTGCGCTTGCGGGTGGCGGGCAACAACGTCAGGCCGCTCACGCAGCCGGATATCGCTCCGGTGTTACTTGGTTTCGTGCGCCATTACCATGATCACGGGCGCTGGCATTGCCTGCTGTTCCTGCTGATGCCGGACCACGCCCATGCCCTCTTGGCCTTTCCGCGCGAAGGCCACATGAGCCGTGTCGTCGGCGAGTGGAAGCATTATGCGGCTCACAAATTAGGAATCCGATGGCAGACCAATTACTTCGATCATCGGATCCGGCATGCCTCAAGCCTGGAGGAAAAGCATGCCTACATCTTGCGCAACCCCGTTGTGAAAGGGCTGTGCCTTCGCGAGGTCGATTGGTCCTGGGTGTGGAGTCCGCCGACAAGCGGCGAAAACCCGCGCGGAGCGCGGGTTCCACCGGCGGACTCGTAA
- the tatC gene encoding twin-arginine translocase subunit TatC — MAATPAGAGKPMGFLDHLEDLRWTLTKCAVVFGIIVTVLAYQLDAMSHLLIRPLQQVQAEYPALKTDLVTNSPMAVFTVVIDMCLLGGLILSQPFFLFFLGQFIAPALTKREMKVALPAALVAFGLFLGGAAFGYFLLVPGTIRVSFELNQLLGYTVLWTADKYYSLLLWLVLGMGGAFEFPLLVVLAVYLGLIEVATLRKYRRHAIVVIFIIAAVVTPTPDPFNQALFAVPLIILYEAAILVSSFLGRRRSDVTNV, encoded by the coding sequence GTGGCCGCGACCCCGGCCGGCGCGGGCAAGCCCATGGGCTTCCTCGACCACCTCGAGGACCTGCGCTGGACGCTGACCAAGTGCGCGGTGGTTTTCGGCATCATCGTGACGGTCCTCGCCTACCAGCTCGACGCGATGTCGCACCTGCTCATCCGGCCCCTGCAGCAGGTGCAGGCGGAATATCCGGCCCTCAAGACCGACCTGGTCACGAACAGCCCGATGGCGGTGTTTACCGTCGTCATCGACATGTGCCTGCTCGGAGGCCTGATCCTGTCGCAGCCGTTCTTCCTGTTTTTCCTCGGCCAGTTCATCGCCCCGGCGCTCACGAAGCGGGAGATGAAGGTCGCCTTGCCGGCGGCGCTGGTGGCGTTCGGGCTCTTCCTCGGGGGCGCGGCGTTCGGCTACTTCCTGCTCGTGCCGGGCACCATCCGGGTGTCGTTCGAGCTGAACCAGCTGCTCGGCTACACGGTGCTGTGGACGGCCGACAAGTATTACAGCCTCCTCCTTTGGCTCGTGCTGGGCATGGGCGGGGCGTTCGAGTTCCCGCTCCTCGTGGTGCTGGCCGTCTACCTGGGCCTGATCGAGGTGGCGACGCTGCGCAAATACCGCCGCCACGCCATCGTGGTGATCTTCATCATCGCGGCCGTCGTCACCCCGACGCCCGATCCGTTCAACCAGGCCCTCTTCGCCGTGCCGTTGATCATCCTCTACGAGGCGGCGATCCTCGTGTCGTCCTTCCTCGGCCGGCGCCGGTCGGATGTGACGAACGTCTGA
- the ppdK gene encoding pyruvate, phosphate dikinase has product MAKKSSAKKSAKPAAKKSNAKSAQYVYTWGAGKADGNGGMKALLGGKGANLAEMTRIGLPVPPGFTITTEVCTYFYAHKKTYPKELQAQMAAGVANMEKIMGTKFGATDGTPLLVAVRSGARDSMPGMMDTILNLGLNDSTVVALVKATKNERFAWDCYRRFIQMYGDVVLGVQKKEGEDHEPFETVIEGFKHEKYHQDIEDSKLTAADQQELVKRFKALVLERTGHVFPHDPWDQLRGAAGAVFGSWMNDRAIVYRRKYNIPTEWGTAVNVQAMVFGNTGDTSGSGVAFTRNPANGTNEFYGEFLINAQGEDVVAGVRTPEPVLKLKDQMPKSYAELLKVRATLEKHFKDVQDIEFTIQEGKLFMLQTRNGKRTAAAALKFSIDMVKEKLIDWKTAITRNPADQLEQLLAPIFDLAEVRKAKVIATGLPAGPGAATGKIYFNADRAVTAAEKGEKVLLVRVETSPEDLRGMIAAEGILTARGGVSSHAALVARQMGKVCVCGAAALQVDYDKKTVTVSGATYGEGDFLSIDGTAGTVYAGQIKTAPSEIIAGLIHGDKAAQATEKFKSYVQLMKWCAQATKLQVRTNADTPEQTAQAIAFGAVGIGLTRTEHMFFEGDRIDAMREMILADNLGAREAALAKLLPYQRDDFYGIFKALKGFPATIRFLDPPLHEFLPNSTDQQAALAKKLGIDVKKIEHRVHELHEFNPMLGFRGCRLGIKYPEITAMQARAVLEAAADATKAGFKARPEIMIPLVGFKRELDLQVALVHEVAAKVQAEKKVKISYSVGTMIEIPRGALTADEIAHTAEFFSFGTNDLTQTCLGMSRDDSGSFLGAYQESEIMKKNPFASIDQTGVGQLMQIAIEKGRKTRPDIKLGICGEHGGDPDSVKFCHKLGLSYVSCSPYRVPVARLAAAQAAIADLKK; this is encoded by the coding sequence ATGGCCAAAAAATCCTCCGCTAAGAAGTCCGCCAAACCGGCGGCCAAGAAATCAAACGCCAAGTCCGCCCAATACGTCTATACGTGGGGCGCGGGCAAAGCCGACGGCAACGGGGGCATGAAGGCCCTCCTCGGCGGCAAGGGCGCCAACCTCGCCGAGATGACCCGCATCGGCCTGCCGGTGCCCCCGGGCTTCACCATCACCACCGAGGTCTGCACCTACTTCTACGCCCACAAGAAAACCTACCCGAAGGAACTCCAGGCCCAGATGGCGGCCGGCGTCGCCAACATGGAGAAGATCATGGGCACGAAGTTCGGTGCCACCGACGGCACCCCGCTGCTCGTCGCCGTCCGCTCCGGCGCCCGCGACTCCATGCCGGGCATGATGGACACCATCCTCAACCTCGGCCTCAACGACTCGACCGTCGTCGCCCTCGTCAAGGCCACCAAGAACGAGCGCTTCGCCTGGGACTGCTACCGCCGCTTCATCCAGATGTATGGCGACGTCGTGCTCGGCGTGCAGAAGAAGGAAGGCGAGGACCACGAGCCGTTCGAGACCGTCATCGAGGGCTTCAAGCACGAGAAATACCACCAGGACATCGAGGACTCCAAGCTCACCGCCGCCGACCAGCAGGAGCTCGTCAAGCGCTTCAAGGCCCTCGTGCTCGAGCGCACCGGCCACGTGTTCCCCCATGACCCGTGGGACCAGCTGCGCGGCGCCGCCGGCGCCGTCTTCGGCTCGTGGATGAACGACCGCGCCATCGTCTACCGCCGCAAATACAACATTCCCACCGAGTGGGGCACCGCCGTCAACGTGCAGGCCATGGTGTTCGGCAACACCGGCGACACCTCCGGCTCCGGCGTCGCGTTCACCCGCAACCCGGCCAACGGCACCAACGAGTTTTACGGCGAGTTCCTCATCAACGCCCAGGGTGAGGACGTCGTCGCCGGCGTCCGCACGCCCGAGCCCGTCCTCAAGCTGAAGGACCAGATGCCCAAGTCCTACGCCGAGCTGCTGAAGGTCCGCGCGACCCTCGAGAAGCACTTCAAGGACGTCCAGGACATCGAGTTCACGATCCAGGAAGGCAAGCTGTTCATGCTCCAGACGCGCAACGGCAAGCGCACCGCCGCCGCCGCGCTCAAGTTCTCCATCGATATGGTGAAGGAGAAGCTCATCGACTGGAAGACCGCCATCACGCGCAATCCGGCCGACCAGCTCGAGCAGCTGCTCGCCCCGATCTTCGACCTCGCCGAGGTCAGAAAGGCGAAGGTCATCGCCACCGGCCTCCCCGCGGGCCCCGGCGCCGCCACCGGCAAGATCTACTTCAACGCCGACCGCGCCGTCACCGCCGCCGAGAAGGGCGAGAAGGTCCTGCTTGTCCGCGTCGAGACCTCCCCCGAGGATCTCCGCGGCATGATCGCCGCCGAGGGCATCCTCACCGCCCGCGGCGGGGTCTCCTCGCACGCCGCGCTCGTCGCCCGCCAGATGGGCAAGGTCTGCGTGTGCGGCGCCGCCGCCCTGCAGGTCGATTACGACAAGAAGACCGTCACCGTCTCCGGCGCCACCTACGGCGAGGGCGACTTTCTCTCGATCGACGGCACCGCCGGCACGGTCTACGCGGGCCAGATCAAGACCGCCCCGTCCGAGATCATCGCCGGCCTCATTCACGGCGACAAGGCCGCCCAGGCCACCGAGAAGTTCAAGAGCTACGTCCAGCTCATGAAGTGGTGCGCCCAGGCCACCAAGCTCCAGGTTCGCACCAACGCCGACACGCCCGAGCAGACCGCCCAGGCGATCGCGTTCGGCGCCGTCGGCATCGGCCTCACCCGCACGGAACACATGTTCTTCGAGGGCGACCGCATCGACGCCATGCGCGAGATGATCCTCGCCGACAACCTCGGCGCCCGCGAGGCCGCCCTGGCCAAGCTCCTGCCCTACCAACGCGACGACTTCTACGGAATCTTCAAGGCCCTCAAGGGCTTCCCGGCGACCATCCGCTTCCTCGACCCGCCGCTCCACGAGTTCCTCCCGAACTCGACGGACCAGCAGGCCGCCCTCGCGAAGAAGCTCGGCATCGACGTGAAGAAGATCGAGCACCGCGTGCACGAGCTCCACGAGTTCAACCCGATGCTCGGCTTCCGCGGCTGCCGCCTCGGCATCAAGTATCCTGAGATCACCGCCATGCAGGCCCGCGCCGTCCTCGAGGCCGCGGCCGACGCGACGAAGGCCGGCTTCAAGGCCAGGCCCGAGATCATGATCCCGCTCGTCGGCTTCAAGCGCGAGCTCGACCTCCAGGTCGCGCTCGTCCACGAGGTCGCCGCCAAGGTCCAGGCCGAGAAGAAGGTGAAGATCAGCTACAGTGTCGGCACCATGATCGAGATCCCGCGCGGCGCGCTCACCGCCGACGAGATCGCGCACACCGCCGAGTTCTTCAGCTTCGGCACCAACGACCTCACGCAGACCTGCCTCGGCATGTCGCGCGACGACTCCGGCTCCTTCCTCGGCGCCTATCAGGAGTCCGAGATCATGAAGAAGAACCCCTTCGCCTCGATCGACCAGACCGGCGTCGGCCAGCTGATGCAGATCGCCATCGAGAAGGGCCGGAAGACCCGCCCCGACATCAAGCTCGGCATCTGCGGCGAGCACGGCGGCGACCCGGACTCGGTGAAGTTCTGTCACAAGCTCGGCCTGAGCTACGTCTCGTGCAGCCCCTATCGCGTCCCCGTGGCGCGCCTGGCGGCGGCCCAAGCGGCCATCGCCGACCTGAAGAAATAA
- a CDS encoding TlpA disulfide reductase family protein, which translates to MKLRSLFTALLLGLSVFSGARAQETAPAPEAADPSPPELKALLDQVVLKAHEGHRTAEALAPELARFDALREKYAANKDAASTIAIMKALLYVQVLEDNAKGRELLLGVKRDYPGTEAAQATDQMIAQLDEAGKKEATRAALIGHAAPDLHFLWSSHDGLKTLSSLKGRVVVVDFWATWCGPCIRSFPQIREHVARFKDAPVTFLGVTSIQGQVSNLEAQPIDTKGDPAKEISLLPRFMQAKEMTWDVAISEEEVFNPAYGIEGIPFLAIIAPDGTVRHVGLHPGDPEADVGGKIEAILKEFKLPVPKAG; encoded by the coding sequence ATGAAACTTCGCTCCCTGTTCACCGCCCTGCTTCTAGGCCTGTCTGTTTTCTCCGGCGCCCGGGCGCAGGAGACCGCACCCGCGCCGGAGGCCGCCGATCCGTCTCCCCCGGAGCTCAAGGCCCTGCTCGACCAGGTCGTCCTGAAGGCCCACGAGGGCCACCGCACCGCCGAAGCGCTGGCCCCCGAGCTCGCCCGGTTCGACGCCCTCCGCGAAAAATATGCCGCCAACAAGGATGCGGCTTCAACGATCGCGATCATGAAGGCCCTGCTCTATGTCCAGGTACTGGAGGACAACGCCAAGGGCCGTGAGCTCCTGCTCGGCGTCAAGCGGGACTACCCCGGCACCGAGGCCGCCCAGGCCACCGACCAGATGATCGCGCAACTCGACGAGGCCGGGAAGAAGGAAGCCACCCGGGCCGCGCTCATCGGTCACGCCGCCCCCGACCTGCACTTCCTCTGGTCGTCGCACGACGGCCTGAAGACGCTCTCCAGCCTCAAGGGCCGGGTCGTCGTGGTGGACTTCTGGGCCACGTGGTGCGGGCCGTGCATCCGTTCCTTCCCCCAGATCCGCGAGCATGTGGCCCGGTTCAAGGACGCCCCGGTCACCTTCCTCGGCGTGACGAGCATCCAGGGCCAGGTCAGCAATCTCGAGGCCCAGCCGATCGACACGAAGGGCGACCCCGCGAAGGAAATCTCCCTCCTGCCCCGCTTCATGCAGGCCAAGGAAATGACCTGGGACGTCGCGATCAGCGAGGAGGAGGTCTTCAATCCCGCCTACGGCATCGAGGGCATTCCCTTCCTCGCCATCATCGCCCCTGACGGCACGGTCCGTCACGTCGGCCTGCACCCCGGCGATCCGGAAGCCGACGTCGGCGGCAAGATCGAGGCCATCCTGAAGGAATTCAAGCTGCCGGTCCCGAAGGCGGGGTAG
- a CDS encoding YetF domain-containing protein, which yields MWTLSVAWWELIVRSIIVYGVLIVLLRVTGKRQVGQLAPFDLVLLLVLSNAVQNAMNGGDNSVLGGIISAVTLIGLNFAVGYLTYRSKRMEALIEGQPEVLIHNGKLFEKVMVRAHLTHHELNAALRQEGCISVKDVHCAILENNGTITVHQRPAASDPAK from the coding sequence ATGTGGACCTTATCCGTCGCGTGGTGGGAGCTCATCGTCCGCTCCATCATCGTCTATGGCGTGTTGATTGTCCTGCTGCGCGTCACCGGCAAGCGGCAGGTCGGCCAGCTCGCGCCCTTCGATCTCGTGCTGCTGCTCGTGCTCTCCAATGCCGTGCAGAACGCCATGAACGGCGGCGACAATTCCGTGCTCGGCGGCATCATCTCCGCCGTCACCCTCATCGGCCTGAATTTCGCCGTCGGTTACCTGACCTACCGCAGCAAGCGCATGGAAGCCCTGATCGAGGGCCAGCCCGAGGTGCTGATCCACAACGGCAAGCTTTTCGAGAAAGTCATGGTCCGGGCCCATCTCACCCACCACGAGCTCAACGCCGCCCTGCGCCAGGAAGGCTGCATCTCGGTGAAGGACGTGCACTGCGCCATTCTGGAAAACAACGGGACGATCACCGTGCACCAGCGCCCCGCCGCGTCCGACCCGGCGAAGTAG
- a CDS encoding acetylxylan esterase: protein MTTPVRPLCAALVAAWLVGAALLAAPTPPLKDADGRMLRRAPTGHITNYYEDKVPPYTLPDPLVLADGRPVRDAATWFNQRRPELLKLYETEIYGRVPATAPSVHYEVIDEVPVLDGTALRKHITMHFGDKPEGPTVHVMLYRPVTAASPLPLVLHITFGGDPALQPPLPGDRPGQTPAGQQAGTMPAPVAPGATPPRRFNDMGPVADVLANGFSYGIVRYSEIQPDNKDGYTGGVIGLALAPGQTKPAPDEWGTIAAWTWGLSRLMDYLETDSTVDAKRVALVGHSRLGKTVLWAGATDPRFALIYSSQSGEMGAALSRRDFGETVDDMATNYGYQFAGNLQKYIGHWNDMPHEGHLLLALSAPRPVFVSGGSGDLWSDPRGMFLAMVAAGPVWRLLGQQDLGTTEMPALDQPVGKGVMAFVNHNGPHLISPLDWKIFFAFARWHLQLNVPPAAVSLPGPSI, encoded by the coding sequence ATGACCACCCCTGTCCGGCCTTTGTGCGCAGCCCTTGTTGCCGCCTGGCTTGTTGGCGCCGCTCTCCTTGCCGCCCCAACGCCGCCCCTCAAGGACGCCGACGGCCGCATGCTCCGGCGCGCGCCGACGGGGCACATCACGAATTACTACGAGGACAAGGTGCCGCCCTACACGCTGCCCGACCCGCTCGTGCTCGCCGACGGGCGGCCCGTGCGGGACGCGGCCACCTGGTTCAACCAGCGCCGCCCGGAACTCCTCAAGCTCTACGAGACGGAAATCTACGGCCGCGTGCCGGCGACCGCGCCGTCGGTGCACTATGAGGTGATTGACGAGGTGCCGGTGCTGGACGGCACCGCGCTGCGCAAGCACATCACCATGCACTTCGGCGACAAGCCCGAGGGCCCGACCGTGCACGTGATGCTCTACCGGCCGGTCACGGCCGCGAGCCCGCTGCCGCTGGTGCTGCACATCACCTTCGGCGGCGATCCTGCGCTCCAGCCGCCTTTGCCGGGCGACCGGCCCGGACAAACACCGGCCGGCCAGCAGGCCGGAACGATGCCCGCCCCGGTGGCGCCCGGCGCCACGCCGCCCCGGCGGTTCAACGACATGGGCCCGGTCGCCGACGTGCTCGCCAACGGCTTCTCGTATGGCATTGTGCGCTACTCCGAGATCCAGCCGGACAACAAGGACGGCTATACGGGCGGCGTCATCGGCCTGGCCCTCGCGCCCGGCCAGACGAAGCCCGCGCCCGACGAGTGGGGCACCATCGCCGCCTGGACCTGGGGCCTGAGCCGCCTCATGGACTACCTTGAGACCGATTCCACGGTGGACGCGAAGCGGGTGGCGCTGGTCGGCCATTCCCGGCTTGGCAAAACCGTGCTCTGGGCCGGAGCCACAGACCCGCGCTTCGCGCTCATCTATTCCAGTCAGTCCGGCGAAATGGGCGCGGCGCTGTCGCGGCGGGATTTTGGCGAGACGGTCGACGACATGGCGACGAACTACGGCTACCAGTTCGCCGGCAACCTGCAGAAATACATCGGCCACTGGAACGACATGCCCCACGAGGGGCACCTGCTGCTCGCGCTCAGTGCGCCGCGGCCGGTGTTCGTCAGCGGCGGCAGCGGCGACCTGTGGTCGGATCCGCGCGGGATGTTCCTGGCGATGGTCGCGGCCGGCCCGGTGTGGCGGCTGCTGGGTCAGCAGGATCTCGGCACGACCGAGATGCCCGCCTTGGACCAGCCGGTGGGGAAGGGCGTGATGGCCTTCGTGAATCACAACGGCCCGCACCTCATCAGCCCGCTCGACTGGAAAATCTTCTTCGCCTTCGCCCGCTGGCACCTGCAACTGAATGTGCCGCCGGCGGCGGTCTCCCTGCCCGGGCCCAGCATCTGA
- a CDS encoding PmoA family protein, with protein MSLRSRFLLFLLALAALAPAAPAAGEVKLTKLADRVRVEIDGRLFTEYVFGDGATRPYCYPILSADGTPLTRDFPMKDTPDEETDHPWHRSITFTHSMVNGVDFWNEGAGDAGRSPKNKGHSTHESFVEISDGAVGVITTRNRWTAPDGKLICTDERTLRFSATPAGRFIDFEITVHARPGEPLLFGDNKDGTMGYRVPLWMTLPHKYKNQVVAGVGHLLTSTGASDADAWGKRADWCDYYAPHHGKTYGVAIFDHPSNLRHPTWWMARDYGLFAANPFGQHDYENLKDQPHIGDHTIPAGGTLTMRYRFYFHEGDPTAARIATHYADYAAGR; from the coding sequence ATGTCACTCCGTTCCCGCTTTCTTCTGTTCCTCCTGGCCCTGGCCGCGCTGGCACCCGCGGCACCCGCGGCCGGCGAAGTCAAGCTCACCAAACTCGCCGACCGCGTGCGGGTCGAGATCGATGGCCGGTTGTTCACCGAATACGTCTTCGGTGACGGCGCCACGCGGCCTTACTGCTATCCGATCCTGTCCGCCGACGGCACGCCGCTCACGCGCGATTTCCCGATGAAAGACACACCCGACGAAGAGACCGACCACCCCTGGCACCGCTCCATCACGTTCACCCACTCGATGGTCAACGGCGTCGACTTCTGGAACGAGGGCGCGGGCGACGCCGGCCGGTCCCCGAAGAACAAGGGCCACTCCACGCACGAGAGCTTCGTGGAGATCAGCGACGGCGCCGTCGGCGTCATCACCACGCGCAACCGCTGGACCGCGCCCGACGGCAAACTGATCTGTACCGACGAGCGGACGCTGCGCTTCTCCGCCACCCCCGCCGGGCGTTTCATCGATTTCGAGATCACGGTGCACGCGCGGCCCGGCGAGCCGCTGCTGTTCGGCGACAACAAGGACGGCACGATGGGCTACCGCGTGCCGCTCTGGATGACCCTGCCGCACAAATACAAGAACCAGGTGGTGGCCGGCGTCGGCCACCTCCTCACGAGCACGGGCGCGAGCGACGCCGACGCCTGGGGCAAGCGCGCCGACTGGTGCGACTACTACGCCCCGCACCACGGCAAGACCTACGGCGTGGCGATCTTCGACCACCCGTCGAACCTCCGCCACCCGACGTGGTGGATGGCGCGCGACTACGGCCTGTTCGCCGCGAATCCCTTCGGCCAGCACGACTATGAAAACCTCAAGGACCAGCCGCACATCGGCGACCATACCATCCCCGCCGGCGGCACGCTGACGATGCGCTACCGTTTCTATTTCCACGAGGGCGACCCCACGGCCGCCCGGATCGCCACTCACTACGCCGACTACGCCGCCGGCCGTTGA